GAACGCGTGGTGATCAATGGCGGCGCCTTCGTGCTGCCCTTCATCCATGACTACACACCGGTCAACATGAACGTGCTGCCGATGGGCATCGTACGCTCTCGGCAAGACGCGGTAATCACCCGCGACCGCATGCGCGTCGATATCGAGGCCGACTTCTATGTCAGGGTTCAGGCCACGCGCGAAGCCGTGTCGATCGCGGCTGCGACTCTCGGCCGCCGCACCATGGAGCCGGAGCAGCTCCATGCGCTCCTCGCCGGCAAGTTCATTTCCGCGATCCGCTCGGTCGCATCCGAAATGACCCTCGAGGAGATGCATGAACGGCGCGGCGACTATGTCGCACGCGTCAAGACAAATGCGGCCGAAGCGCTCGCCCAGAACGGCCTTGAGCTGGAATCCGTCGCAATCACCGATCTCGACCAGACCGACCTCGAGTTCTTCAACCCGTCGAACCGGTTCGATGCCGAAGGCCTGACGCGACTGATGGAGGACATCGAGGCCAAACGTAAGGCGCGCAACGACATCGAGCAGGACTCGATGATCAAGATCCGCACCCGCAATCTGGAGGCAGAGCGACAGGCGCTCGACATCGAGCGCGAGAGCGAGACCGCTCGGCTGGAGCAGGAACGCGACATCGAGATGCGCCGCGCGCTCCAGCGCACTGAAGTGGCCCGCGAACGCGCGTTGCGCGAGACTGAGGCCGAGCAGGCCCAGATCTCGGCGCGCGAAGCCATCGAACGCTCCCGGATCGCCAACGAGCAGGCAATTGCCGAGGCGCGCATCGCCTCCGAACGCGAGACCCGCCAGAAGGAGATCGAGCGCACCCGCACCATCGAGGAGAAGGAGCTGCTGGCGCGCGAGGAGATCGAAAAGACCCGGATCGCCAACCAGCGCTCGATCGACACGACGCGGATTGCCTCCGAACGCGAGGTGCGCCAGCGCGAGATCGAGCGGATGCGCACCGTCGAGGAAGCCGAGATCGCCGCGCGCGAAGCGATCGAGAAAGCCCGGATCCAGCAGGACCGCGTCGTCACCGACGCCCGCATCGCCAACGAGGAGGAGACGCGGCGCCGCGAGATCGAGCGCACCCGCGCCGTCGACGAGGCCGAGATCGCCGCCCGTGAAGCCACCGAGAAGGCGCGCATCGCCCAGACGCTGGTCGTCAATGTCGAGCGCATCTCCTCGGACGAGCGCACCCGCGCATTGGAGATCCAGCAGCTTCGCACCATCCAGGAGGCCGAGATCGAGGCGCAGCGCGCCGTCGAGGCGGCCCGCATTGCGCGCGAGCGGACGCTCGCCGCCGAGCGCATCGCCGCCGAGCAGAGCACGCGCCAGCTCGAGATCGAGCGCAACCAGACCCTCGAAGTCGCCGGCATTGCCGCACGGGAGACCACCGAGGCTTCGCGCATCGCACAGGAAGAGCGCGTCCGCTCGCTGGAGATCGCCCGCAACCGCGCCGTCGAGGAGGCCGACATCGCCTCTCGCGAGGCGATCGAGGCCGCCCGCATCGCCCAGGAGAAGGCCGTCGCAGCCGAGCGCATCCAGGCCGAGCGCGACACACGCTCGCTCGAAATCGAGCGGACCGGCATCTTGGAGGCGGCCGAGCTGAAGCGGCGCGACGCCATCGAGCGCCAGCGCATTACCGTCGATCTTGCGCTCGAAGCCGAACGGATCAACTCGTCCAAGAAGCGCGAGGTGCTCAATATCGAACAGAAGAAAGCGATCGAGATCGCCGACGAAGACCGCGTCATCGCTCTCTCTGCCAAGAAGTCCGAGCGGATTGATGCCGACCGCCAGGTCCGGCAGGCCGAGATTGTCGCCCGGAAAGAGGTCGAGACCACCGACGTCTCCCGCGAGCAGGCGCTCGAAGCCGCCCGCCTCGAGCGCCGCCGCGCGATCGAGCAGTTGGAGGTCGCCCGCGTCCAGTCGCTGCAGGAGGCCGAGATTGCCGCCCGCGAAGAGGTCGAGCGCGCGCGCATTTCCTCCGACCGCGGCCTGGACGAGGCCCGCATCGGCCGCGAGCGCGAGCTGCGCAAGCTCGAAGTCAACCGCGAGAAGGAAGTCGAGACCGTCCTGATGGAGAAGGCGATCGCGATCCATCAGAAGTCGCTGGAGGAGTCGGCTGCCAAGGCGATGGCGGAGGAAGCGCGGATGCGGGCCACCGAAGCGACCGAGCGCGTCATCACCGCGCGCGAGAGCGAGATCGCCAAGCGGCGCAGGACCGTCGAGGTGATGATCGCCGAGAAGCAAGCCGAGGAGACGCGGATTGCCGCGGAAGCCGAGCGTGTGCGCGCCGCCGTCGAGGCCGAAGCGCAGCGGATGCTCAACGAGGCCGAGAACGTGCTCACCGACCAGGCGCGCTACTCGCTGTTCCGCAGAAAACTGCTCGACCGTATCGAGGGCATCGTGCGCGAGAGCGTCAAGCCGATGGAGAAGATCGAGGGCATCCGCATCCTCCAGGTCGACGGCCTCAACGGCAATGGCCATAGCGGCAATGGCGGCCGCAGCGCCACCGACGAGGTAATCGACTCGGCGCTGCGCTACCGTGTGCAGGCACCGCTGATCGACTCCCTGCTCGCCGACATCGGCGTCGAGGGCGGCAGCCTGGCAAAAATGCCGGGCCTGATCCGCGAGGCCCGCGACATGCAGGGCATCAAGGAGTCCGCGCGCAAAGGGGGCGGTGGCGGCGACAAGCCGGCGGCGTCTCCGCCCGCGGCCGAGGGCGGCGGCGAGCCGCCGGCCGAGCGCGGTCCGCGGAAGAAGAGCTGAGGTCGCCCCATGCCCCGCGTCTACGTCTCTACAGTCGTCAACGCGCGCAACGACCGCGTCTGGGCGCGCGTGCGCGATTTCAACGGACTGCCGAACTGGCACCCGGCGATCGCCGAAAGCCGCATCGAGGGCGGCGAGCCCGCCGACAAGATCGGCTGTGTCAGGGACTTTCGCCTGCGCAACGGCGACCGCATCCGCGAGAAGCTGCTCGGGCTCTCCGACTACGACATGTTCTGCACCTACTCGATCCTGGAATCCCCGATGGGCGTCGAGAACTACGTCGCGACCTTGCGGCTGACGCCCGTCACCGATGGCGACCAGACCTTTGTGGAATGGACCGCCGAGTTCGACTGCGCGCCGGAGCGGGAGACCGAACTCGTCGGCAATATCGGCGGCGGTGTATTCCAGGGTGGGTTCGATGCCCTGAAGCGCGTGTTCGGAGGTTGATCCGTGCCGCATATCGTCAAGAGCACGATCCTGGACGCGCCGACCGATGCAGCGTGGGCCATGCTGCGCGACTTCAACGGGCACGACCGCTGGCATCCAGCGGTCGCGACCTCGTCGATCGAGCGTGCGCACGCCTCCGACAAGATCGGCTGCATCAGGCGTTTCAAGCTCAAGGACGGCGCCGAGCTGCGCGAGCAATTGCTGGCGTTGTCCGACCTTGAGCAGAGCTTCAGCTACTGCCTGCTCGATACGCCGATCCCGATGTTCAACTACGTCGCCCACGTCCGCCTGCTGCCGGTCACCGACGGGGATCGCACATTCTGGCACTGGGAGTCGCGCTTCACGACCAAACCCGAAGACCGCGACCGCATCACGCACATGGTCGCCGAAGACATTTATCAGGCCGGGTTCGAAGCAATCCGCCGGCATCTGAAGGAGGCCGCCTAGATGGCCGTGACAGTGAAGACTTTCGCCAGTGCCAGCGAGGCGGCCGGCGCGCTGTCCTCGGACCGCACGGCGCGTTATCTCGGCGGCGGCACGCTGGTGATGCGGGCGCTGAACGAGGGCGATGTGTCGATCTCGACCGTCGTCCGCGCCCAGGACCAGGCGTTGACCCGGATCGATGCCTCCGCCCCGCGCATCACGCTCGGCGCCGGCGTCACGTTCGCGCGGGTCCTCGCAGAGCGGGACCTTGCCTTCCTGCATGCCCCGGCCCGCTCGATCGGCGGCCCCGCCGTGCGCAACATGGGGACTGTCGGCGGCAATCTCTTCGCCCCGAACCCGTATGGCGATTTCACCGTCGCGCTGCTGGCGCTTGACGCCACCGTGGCCGTGCAAGGCGGCTTCGGCTCGCGCGACATCCCGATCGAGGAGTTTTTGCAGGCGCGCGAGCGACAGGCCGGGACATTGGTTTTGTCGGTCTCCTGCACCCGGCCGGCAAGCAGTGAAGCATTTCGCTATCGCAAGATCGCGCGCATCAAACCGAAGGGCGGTTCCGTCATGACGCTGGCCGCGCATCTGCCGATCAGCGGCGGCCGGATCGCAGGCGCCCGGATCGCGTTGGGCTCGATGGCACCGACCCAGATCCGTGCCCGCGCTGCCGAGCGGGCGCTGGAGGGCCGCTCGCTGGATGCTGCGACCATTGCGGCGGCCGCATCCGCCGCCATCGAAGGAACATCGCCCTCCGACAATGCGCTCGGCAGCGCCTGGTATCGCCGCGAGGTCGTCGGCGTGCATCTCCGTCGGCTGCTGTCGGGACAGGAATAGAGCATCATGTCCAAAATCCCCCTGCAATTTCGTCACAATGGTCGCGATGTCGCGATCTTCGTCGATGGCGGCACCAATCTCCTGGTCGCGCTGCGCGAGCTGATCGGCGACATGACACCGAAATTCGGCTGCGGCCAGGGCGGCTGCGGCACCTGCAGCGTGCTGATCGACGGCGAGCTTCATCTCTCCTGCCTGACGCTGGCGGAGACGGTTGCTGGCCGCTCCATCGAAACACTCGACGGCATGAAGCAGGGCCCGAACCTGCATCCGCTCCAGCGCGCCTTCGCCGACCATTTCGCGGCCCAATGCGGCTACTGCACCCCGGGTATGCTGATGGCCGCAAAAGCCCTGCTCGACCGCAATGCGTCGCCAAGCCGCGACGAGGTCATCGAGGCCATCTCCGGCAACATCTGCCGCTGCACCGGCTACGAGCCGATCATCAATGCCATCCTCGCCGCCACCGGCGGCCGGGTCAGCGCGTAAGGGAACGCGACCATGCTGGAACTTCGCAAGGACATTTTCGCCGACGAGCGTGACGATAATCTGAACGAAATTGGCAAAGGCACGCAGCGTCAGGACATGCTCGGCCATGTCACGGGCACGTCGAGCTATTTCAACGACCACAAGCTCCAAGGCATGCTGCACTTGAAGGTCGTGCGTTCGACCCAGTCCCATGCACGGATTCGTCGCATCGACACCACGGAGGCCGAGCGCTCGGCCGGCGTGCGCCGGATCATTCGCGGCGCCGACGTGCCGGTCAATCTCAACACGCTCCTGAGCCTGATCAATTTCGGCAAGGACGACGAGCCGTCGCTCGCGGTCGACAAGGTCCGCTACAAGGGCGAGCCGATCGTCGCGATCGTTGCCGACAGCGAGCGCGAGGCCTTTGAGGCGGTCGCAAAGGTCAAGATCGATTACGAGCCATTGCCGGCGGTGTTCGACGTCGAGGACGCGCTGAAGCCCGGCGCGCCCGTGGTCAACGAGACCTATCCCAAGAACACGTTCACCTATCACGAGACCTACGATCACCAAAAACTGCGCTTCGGCGATGCCGACGCGGCGCTGGCGACCGCCGATCACGTGCTGGAGCAGCGCTACCAGATGTCGCCGATCGAGCACGCCCCGACCGAGACCAATGGTGCGATCGCGGCGCCCGACACCAACGGCCGTTATCTGGTCTACACCTCGACCCAGGCGCTGTTCTTCTCGGTCGACACCTGCGCCAAGATCCTGGACGTTCCGTCCAACACCTTCCACTTCATCGGCGGCACCGTCGGCGGCGGCTTTGGCGGCAAGGTCGACACGTTGACCGAGCCGCTCGCCATTCTCGGCGCGATGCTGACCGGGCGGCCCGTTCGCTACGTGTTCGGGCGCGAAGAGGAGATGCAATACGGCCCGCCGCGCGGCGCCGAGCGCATCTACATCAAGGACGGCGTGATGCGCGACGGCCGCATCGTCGCGCGCAAGATCCGCGCCTATTTCGACAGCGGCGCCTACACACGACTGTCCAGCTACGCGGCGGTGAAATGTGCAGCGCATCTGCCGGGTCCCTACACCATCCCGAACGTCTATGGCGACGTCTACTGCGTCTTCACCAACCGCACGCCGGCGACCGCCATGCGCGGTTTCGGCGTAACCGCGATGGACTTTGCGATCGAGTGCCAGATGGACAAGCTCGCGCACCTCGTGAACATGGACCCGATGGAGTTCCGGATCCTCAACGCCTATCGCGATGGCGACATGAAGGCGCACCGGCGCGAGGCCAAGAACACCGCGCTGATCGAATGCGTCCAAGTCGCGGCGGAGAAAGCCAAGTGGCCGCTCCGCGAGGAGTTCAAGCGAGCATCCTCGCGCAAGGACGGCGGCGGCAGCCGCGCCGTCATCCCGCCGACCCCGACGGATTCTTCGCGCGCGCGGCCCACCGCTCCGGCACAGCAGCGCACCAGCTATGACCGGCT
This portion of the Bradyrhizobium diazoefficiens genome encodes:
- a CDS encoding flotillin family protein, with amino-acid sequence MSGILVGELILWLIVAIVVIVVGVYIVNWLYHRSSKEVSFVRTGFLGERVVINGGAFVLPFIHDYTPVNMNVLPMGIVRSRQDAVITRDRMRVDIEADFYVRVQATREAVSIAAATLGRRTMEPEQLHALLAGKFISAIRSVASEMTLEEMHERRGDYVARVKTNAAEALAQNGLELESVAITDLDQTDLEFFNPSNRFDAEGLTRLMEDIEAKRKARNDIEQDSMIKIRTRNLEAERQALDIERESETARLEQERDIEMRRALQRTEVARERALRETEAEQAQISAREAIERSRIANEQAIAEARIASERETRQKEIERTRTIEEKELLAREEIEKTRIANQRSIDTTRIASEREVRQREIERMRTVEEAEIAAREAIEKARIQQDRVVTDARIANEEETRRREIERTRAVDEAEIAAREATEKARIAQTLVVNVERISSDERTRALEIQQLRTIQEAEIEAQRAVEAARIARERTLAAERIAAEQSTRQLEIERNQTLEVAGIAARETTEASRIAQEERVRSLEIARNRAVEEADIASREAIEAARIAQEKAVAAERIQAERDTRSLEIERTGILEAAELKRRDAIERQRITVDLALEAERINSSKKREVLNIEQKKAIEIADEDRVIALSAKKSERIDADRQVRQAEIVARKEVETTDVSREQALEAARLERRRAIEQLEVARVQSLQEAEIAAREEVERARISSDRGLDEARIGRERELRKLEVNREKEVETVLMEKAIAIHQKSLEESAAKAMAEEARMRATEATERVITARESEIAKRRRTVEVMIAEKQAEETRIAAEAERVRAAVEAEAQRMLNEAENVLTDQARYSLFRRKLLDRIEGIVRESVKPMEKIEGIRILQVDGLNGNGHSGNGGRSATDEVIDSALRYRVQAPLIDSLLADIGVEGGSLAKMPGLIREARDMQGIKESARKGGGGGDKPAASPPAAEGGGEPPAERGPRKKS
- a CDS encoding SRPBCC family protein, which codes for MPRVYVSTVVNARNDRVWARVRDFNGLPNWHPAIAESRIEGGEPADKIGCVRDFRLRNGDRIREKLLGLSDYDMFCTYSILESPMGVENYVATLRLTPVTDGDQTFVEWTAEFDCAPERETELVGNIGGGVFQGGFDALKRVFGG
- a CDS encoding SRPBCC family protein, translated to MPHIVKSTILDAPTDAAWAMLRDFNGHDRWHPAVATSSIERAHASDKIGCIRRFKLKDGAELREQLLALSDLEQSFSYCLLDTPIPMFNYVAHVRLLPVTDGDRTFWHWESRFTTKPEDRDRITHMVAEDIYQAGFEAIRRHLKEAA
- a CDS encoding FAD binding domain-containing protein; this encodes MAVTVKTFASASEAAGALSSDRTARYLGGGTLVMRALNEGDVSISTVVRAQDQALTRIDASAPRITLGAGVTFARVLAERDLAFLHAPARSIGGPAVRNMGTVGGNLFAPNPYGDFTVALLALDATVAVQGGFGSRDIPIEEFLQARERQAGTLVLSVSCTRPASSEAFRYRKIARIKPKGGSVMTLAAHLPISGGRIAGARIALGSMAPTQIRARAAERALEGRSLDAATIAAAASAAIEGTSPSDNALGSAWYRREVVGVHLRRLLSGQE
- a CDS encoding (2Fe-2S)-binding protein → MSKIPLQFRHNGRDVAIFVDGGTNLLVALRELIGDMTPKFGCGQGGCGTCSVLIDGELHLSCLTLAETVAGRSIETLDGMKQGPNLHPLQRAFADHFAAQCGYCTPGMLMAAKALLDRNASPSRDEVIEAISGNICRCTGYEPIINAILAATGGRVSA
- a CDS encoding xanthine dehydrogenase family protein molybdopterin-binding subunit; protein product: MLELRKDIFADERDDNLNEIGKGTQRQDMLGHVTGTSSYFNDHKLQGMLHLKVVRSTQSHARIRRIDTTEAERSAGVRRIIRGADVPVNLNTLLSLINFGKDDEPSLAVDKVRYKGEPIVAIVADSEREAFEAVAKVKIDYEPLPAVFDVEDALKPGAPVVNETYPKNTFTYHETYDHQKLRFGDADAALATADHVLEQRYQMSPIEHAPTETNGAIAAPDTNGRYLVYTSTQALFFSVDTCAKILDVPSNTFHFIGGTVGGGFGGKVDTLTEPLAILGAMLTGRPVRYVFGREEEMQYGPPRGAERIYIKDGVMRDGRIVARKIRAYFDSGAYTRLSSYAAVKCAAHLPGPYTIPNVYGDVYCVFTNRTPATAMRGFGVTAMDFAIECQMDKLAHLVNMDPMEFRILNAYRDGDMKAHRREAKNTALIECVQVAAEKAKWPLREEFKRASSRKDGGGSRAVIPPTPTDSSRARPTAPAQQRTSYDRLPPTVTREPPREPPPPAPPPPPSPRPTAPSHGATRFSSVFGTRRR